The following coding sequences are from one Diabrotica virgifera virgifera chromosome 2, PGI_DIABVI_V3a window:
- the LOC126880937 gene encoding uncharacterized protein LOC126880937 translates to MYVDGFISSFPNDSDAIVAHTQLVNLFQKGGFKLTKWMSNSNDLLSTIPEPLQLVKTKQFDKSVSKVLGLQWEAKCDNFSFGLEIPSSTHCTKRNMLSRVARMFDPLGFLSPITFLLKIWMKKLWTLKLDWDSTVPKEIEIAREKFQNEFHVLCKIQIPRHISVTPNSSLSFVGFSDASAAGYAATVYSRVVNCTGQVRVTLLYSQSKVSPMSKITLSRLELCGALLLSKLLSHALETYSPRHNIDKIFALSDSMIVLNWIKSSEKNLKLFVQNRVVTIHKMVPSLYWFFVPGKENVVDCASRGLFPSSLVNHPTSFTGPNWLLLEPEYWPIQSVNGQEIIICDSEYRSQTFFGNVTRVISPLYTLIEYFSSWSKLLHSTVYVLRFLKNCL, encoded by the coding sequence ATGTATGTAGACGGTTTTATTAGCAGTTTTCCAAATGATTCTGATGCTATAGTTGCACACACTCAGttagtgaatttgtttcaaaaaggtGGTTTTAAATTAACCAAATGGATGTCGAACTCGAACGATCTACTATCGACAATACCCGAACCCCTCCAATTGGTCAAAACCAAACAATTTGATAAGTCAGTCTCCAAAGTGTTAGGATTGCAATGGGAAGCAAAATGTGACAATTTTAGTTTTGGGTTAGAAATACCCTCATCGACCcattgtacaaaaagaaacatgCTCTCACGTGTTGCTCGTATGTTTGATCCCTTGGGATTCCTATCTCCTATAACCTTCTTGCTTAAAATTTGGATGAAAAAACTTTGGACTCTAAAGTTAGATTGGGATAGTACTGTACCAAAAGAAATCGAAATAGCACGGGAAAAGTTTCAAAATGAATTTCATGTCCTATGCAAAATACAAATTCCACGCCATATATCAGTTACACCTAATTCGTCGTTGTCTTTTGTAGGATTTTCAGACGCAAGTGCTGCTGGATATGCAGCTACTGTTTATTCCAGGGTTGTTAATTGTACAGGTCAAGTTAGAGTTACTTTACTGTACTCTCAATCTAAAGTATCTCCAATGTCTAAAATAACTCTTTCTCGATTAGAACTTTGTGGAGCGCTTCTTCTCTCAAAGCTTCTTTCACATGCTCTTGAAACTTATTCTCCTAgacataatattgataaaatttttgccTTAAGTGATTCCATGATTGTCTTAAATTGGATAAAGTCCTCAGAGAAAAATCTCAAATTATTTGTTCAAAATAGAGTTGTTACAATTCATAAGATGGTTCCGTCACTGTATTGGTTTTTTGTTCCTGGAAAGGAAAATGTTGTTGATTGTGCCTCTCGAGGTTTGTTTCCCTCTTCGTTAGTCAACCATCCCACATCGTTTACTGGTCCAAATTGGTTACTGTTAGAGCCAGAATATTGGCCTATTCAGTCTGTCAACGGACAGGAAATTATCATTTGTGATTCTGAATATAGATCACAAACCTTCTTTGGTAATGTCACTCGTGTAATTTCTCCGCTGTATACTCTTATTGAATATTTTTCCAGTTGGTCGAAACTTTTACACTCCACAGTATACGTATTGAGATTTCTTAAAAATTGCCTTTAA